The Gossypium hirsutum isolate 1008001.06 chromosome D07, Gossypium_hirsutum_v2.1, whole genome shotgun sequence genome includes the window TAAGAGTCATAttacattttatcttttttaataaaaaattatataaattaattattatgtgTTAAATCAAATCACAAATCGATTATTTATCATCATATTACAAATTGGAGTGAGTATGAAATACATGACAATCTGACCATACAAAGAAATATTTACAGTTATCAAATCACAAAGAAATTTTGAACTTTAAAAAACAGCAGTTTCCTGGTAAAAAGTACAGCTTCAAAGCCAAGGAGGAAATGGAATTTGTTCTTCAAGATGAGTAAAATTATCCCATGAGAAAAATGAATCCACACAATCAACCCATTGCTTCAAACAATCTTCTTCTTGAGTAGCCATTGATGGATTGTTGGATTCTTCCTTTGAAAATGAAGAACCTAAGCTTCCACACAATATTTCATAATTGTTCAATAAATCATCTGTTTCTGTTCCATCCAAAGTTGtttgaatttcatcatctttTCTTACATCCTCTGACTTTGTCTCTTCTTGTTTATTTTTCTCACCATTTTCAATAGGTTTGTGTGTCACAGGGTCTAAACCAAGAAGCTTCAGCTTCTTCCTGATTCGGGTATTCCAGTGGTTCTTGATTTCATTGTCGGTTCGACCCGGAAAATGTGATGCAATCTTAGACCACctacaataaaaaacaaaataagtttAGGATTTAAATCTCAATATCTGCAATCTTTTCGATGATGTTTTCTGTCACCTATTTCCGAGTTGTAAATGAAGTCGAATAATCTCGTCTTCTTCTGATTCTGTAAAACACCCTCTCTTAAGATCTGGTCTTAGATAATTTATCCATCTCAATCTACAACTTTTCCCACATCTTAAAAGCCCTGCATCAACCATACAGAAAAGTGGCAACATTTTTCTagacaaattatatattaatccATAAGAAAaacggtaaaagtatcatggaggccttTTGTATTAGAAGTTTGATTGTATTTTGTTCCTTCTACACAAAAAATGGAGAAACTAATATCTGTACGTTAGATAAAAGAACAATCTAATCCTTTCCATTAAacatttcatctatttttattattaaaaaccaGTCCTATGTAACGTATAATTGTTTGATTATTCCAACAATAGAAATAGACGAAACTTTTAATATAAAGGACTAATtttctctttgatctaatatatatggactaatttgtccatttttttgccaaaagaagataaaatataatctaactcctACTATAGGGACTTTCATGATACTTTTCCCGAACATAATCAGAAGCAGATGAAGAAAAACATTACCAGCAAGCTTGGGA containing:
- the LOC107926455 gene encoding myb-related protein 315, with amino-acid sequence MGRKPCCDKVGLKRGPWTIEEDHKLMNFIFNNGIPCWRHVPKLAGLLRCGKSCRLRWINYLRPDLKRGCFTESEEDEIIRLHLQLGNRWSKIASHFPGRTDNEIKNHWNTRIRKKLKLLGLDPVTHKPIENGEKNKQEETKSEDVRKDDEIQTTLDGTETDDLLNNYEILCGSLGSSFSKEESNNPSMATQEEDCLKQWVDCVDSFFSWDNFTHLEEQIPFPPWL